In Granulicella mallensis MP5ACTX8, the sequence CACCAGCTCACGGGCGATCCTATTTGGACATGACGGCAACATCGTCGGGATCGCGCAGCATGAATTCAAGCAGATCTACCCTGATGTCGGCTGGGTAGAGCACGATCCCTTCGACATCCTGACTTCGCAGTTGACCTCTGCCGTCGAAGTCCTGGGCAAGGCACGCGTGCGCCCACGGGATGTCGTTGCACTGGGAATCACGAACCAGCGCGAGACGACGATCGTCTGGGACCGGGAGACGGGCAAGCCGGTCTACAACGCCATAGTCTGGCAGGACAGGCGCGGAGCTCCTCTCTGCAAGAAGCTCGCCGATGACGGCGCGGAAGAGACCATCAGGAAGAAGACAGGCCTGCTCATCGATCCTTACTTCTCCGCCACCAAGATCGCCTGGATCCTCGACAACGTGCAGGGCGCCCGAGACCGGGCGAACCAGGGCAAGCTTGCTTTCGGCACGGTAGACGCCTGGCTGATCTGGAACCTGACCAGTGGCAAGCGGCACCTCACCGACCGCACGAACGCGAGCCGCACGATGCTCTACAACATCGTCGAGGATCGCTGGGACCAGGAGCTATTGAAGCTGCTGAACATTCCTGAGAGCATGATGCCGGAGGTCGGCTGGTCGAGCGAAGCCGTGGGCCACGTGACCACATCGCTTGGACTCGGAGATGTGGAAATAGCCGGCATTGCGGGCGACCAGCAGTCGGCGCTGTTCGGCCAGCTCTGTGTCTCTCCCGGCGACGCGAAGAACACCTATGGCACCGGCTGCTTCCTGCTGCAACACATCGGCGACAAGTTCACGCTCTCGAACGAACGGCTCATTACTACACTCGCCTGCAGCCCGAGCAAAAAGCTCGAGTACGCGATGGAAGGCAGTATCTTCGTGGGCGGCGCGGTTGTACAGTGGATGCGCGACAACATGCACTTCTTTTCCAAATCGTCGGACGTTGAGCGTGCTGCCGCCTCGGTTAAAGACGCGGACAAGGTTGTCTTCGTTCCCGCGTTCACCGGCCTGGGCGCTCCACACTGGGACCCTTATGCCAGCGGCATGATCATCGGCCTCCAGCGCAGCACCGAGATCGGCCACATCGCTCGCGCTGCCCTCGAAAGCATCGCCTTCCAGGTGGCCGACGTGATTCACGCTATGGACAAGGACACGAAACAACCGTTCCGGGAGCTTCGCGTCGATGGCGGTGCAGCCGCAAACGACATCCTGATGCAGTTCCAGTCCGACCTGCTTCAGCTTCCGATACGGCGCCCGGCAGTGCTGGAGACCACGGCCTCAGGAGCTGCATATCTTGCGGGGCTGGCGGTTAATTTCTGGGGAAGCACAGACGAGATCGCCAAGCTGCGAGGACCGGATACGATGTTTGAACCAAAGGCCGACCGAAAAGAGATGGATGCCCGTCAGGCCAAGTGGCAGGATGCAGTCAAACGCGCAGGTGGGTGGAACAAGGAGACGGCATGAAGCGCGAAGAGATGATCGCTCGCGTTCGCGAACGCAGCGAACCTTGGGATGTAATTGTGATCGGCGGCGGAGCTACCGGAGCTGGCGTCGCGGTAGATGCTGCGACCCGGGGATTCTCGGTCCTGCTGCTGGAGCGCGAAGACTTTGCGAAGGGTACCTCAAGCCGCAGCACCAAGCTAGTTCATGGCGGTGTGCGCTATCTGGAGCAAGGCAATGTGTCTCTCGTGATGGAGGCCCTTAAAGAGCGCGGCATCCTCCGTCAGAACGCACCCCATCTTGTTCACGATGTGCAGTTCGTCGTTCCGAACTACTCCTGGTGGGAGGCTCCCTTTTACGGAATCGGTTTGAAGATCTACGACCTGCTCGCCGGCAAATATGGATTCGGCAAATCCGAGCTTCTGTCCCGTGAAGAGACCTTGGAACGCCTGCCAACCTTGCGGCAGGACGGCCTACGTGGGGGTGTCATCTATCACGATGGTCAGTTCGACGACTCGCGCTTGTTGATTCACCTGATCGCAACCGCAGTCGACCACGGCGCAGTCGCGTTGAACTATGCTCCGGTCATCGAGCTGCAAAAAGACGCAGACGGCTTTGTCGATGGTGTGATCGCCGTCGACAGCGAGACCTCCGAACGCTTCACGCTACAGGCCCGCGTGGTCGTGAATGCCACCGGCATCTTTACCGACGAGATCCGGCGGATGGCCGATAAGCAGGCCGATACGATGGTCGCGCCCAGCCAGGGAATCCACCTGGTGCTCGACCGCTCTTTCCTGCGCGGTAACACAGCGGTGATGGTGCCCCATACCAGTGATGGCCGCGTGCTCTTCGCGATTCCCTGGCATGAACACACCGTTGTTGGAACGACCGACACGCCGATTGAGCACGCTTCCTATGAGCCTCTTCCCTTTGAGCAGGAGATCGAGTTTGTGCTCGAGACTGCCAGCGAATACCTGAGCCGGCCGCCAAAGCGTGAGGATGTTCTGAGCATCTATGTGGGCATTCGTCCCCTGGTGAAAGCAGGAGGCGAGGCCGGTAAGACTTCGGCGCTCTCTCGCGACCACACCATTCACATCGACCAATCAGGATTGCTGACGATCGTCGGCGGCAAGTGGACGACCTATCGCCATATGGCCGAAGATACTGTGAATCATGCCATTACGCTCGGCAAACTGGCCGACAGCCCCTGCGTGACGCACGACCTGCATATTCATGGCTACGCGGAAAACATCGACCCCCATGAGGGCTTGGCCGTCTACGGCTCTGACGCAGAGCATATCCGTCAGCTCGCGAAGGAACGTCCCGAACTAGCCAAACAACTTCATCCTGACTTGCCCTACATCGCGGCTGAAGTTGTCTGGGCAGCGAGGACGGAGATGGCGAGGTCGGTCGAAGATGTACTTGCGCGCAGAACGCGTGCCCTCTTCCTCAATGCCCATGCGGCCATCGCCATGGCCCCCGATGTGGCTTCTCTGCTTGCAGCAGAGTTTGGCAAAGACAAGGCCTGGGCTGAAGCAGAGGTAAAGAGTTTCAATCAACTGGCTAAACAGTACACGCTACAAAAGACAGAGGTATAGCAAATGCGTTCTCCTATGCTTGGCGAATTCATGGGTACGCTCATGATGATCCTGCTCGGTGATGGTGTGGTCGCCGGCGTACTGCTGAAGCGAAGCAAGGCGGAGAACTCCGGCTGGATGGTCATCACCACGGCCTGGGGTTTTGCAGTGCTCTGCGGAATCTTCACGGCAATCCTCTTTGGCAGCAACGATGCGCATCTGAACCCAGCGATCACCCTTGCCTTCGCCGTTGAAACTAACAACTATTCAAAGCTGCTGCCCTATGCTGTGGCACAGATTGCGGGCGGCTTCTGCGGCGGAGTGCTGGTGTGGCTCTTCTATCTCCCTCACTGGAAGATTACGGAAGATGCAGAAGCCAAGCGCGGTGTCTTCTGCACCGCGCCGGCAATAAGGAACTATCCCGCCAACCTGATCTCGGAGATCATCGCCACCTTTGTTCTGGTGATCGTTGCAGGCTCCATGAGCTCAAAGCTCGTCTTATCGAGCGGCGCTGCTGCCGGCCTGAGCCCGTACCTGATTAGCTGCCTGGTGTGGGGCATCGGACTTTCACTCGGCGGTACGACTGGCTATGCCATCAATCCGGCACGCGATTTCGGTCCACGTCTTGCTCATGCAGCACTGCCCATTGCAGGAAAGACTCACTCCGATTGGGCCTACTCCTGGGTTCCGATCATTGGCCCCGTCCTTGGCGCAAGCGCCGCTGGAATCGTACTACACCTGATCGGGGCTTAGCCCGAACTGCGCTTCCCTTATTCCACCCGCTTCAGGCTGGCAAAGAAAAGATCGCGCCAGTGGTGAATGTCGGCAGACTGAATCTGGTGACGCAAGCGCAGCATGCGCCTACGCTGCTCTTTCACCGGCATCTCAATGGCCTGTTTCAAAGCATTCGCTACTCCGACTTCGTCGTACGGATTGACGAGGATCGCGCCAGTCTTCAACTCCGGCGCAGCTCCCGCAAACTCACTCAGAATCAGTACCCCATCGTCCTCCACGTGCGCCGCGCAATACTCCTTGGCTACAAGATTCATGCCATCTTTGAGCGGAGTTACTAGTGCAATATGTGCAGCCTTGTAGAGAGCCAGAAGCTCTTCGTGCGATACAGACCGATGCATGTACTGAATCGGCGTCCACCCCGGTTCCGCCAACTCCCCATTCACACTGGAGACCAACTTCTCCACCTCGGAGTGCAACTCCTGATAGCGCGGGATATTCTCGCGGCTGGGTACCACGACCTGGATCAAGGTGATCTTACGGCGAAACTCAGGCTGATCGCGCAGCAACGCCCGGAAGGCTCGCAACCGCTCCGGAATTCCCTTCGTGTAATCCAGCCTGTCGATTCCAAGCGCGATACAAAGCCCTGGCGACTCGCAGCGAATCTCTGCCGCTCGACTCGACACAGCTTCTGAGGCGGCAACCGATGCAAGCTCATGGAAGTCGATGCTGATCGGCATGACCTGGATCAGGGTCACCCCTCGAGCACTCACCACCTTGCGATGATCGCCCCGGCCATCCAGCTTGATCTCCGGGATAAAAGTGCGCAGGCAGGCGACAAGGTTTCGCTGATCGCGCTCCGTCTGCAATCCAATAAAGTCGTAATCGAGCAGTCCTTGAAGAATCTCTCGCCGCCAGGGGAGCTTTTCAAAGATATCCGGCGGCGGAAAAGGAATATGCAGAAAGAAGGCAATCCGTGAACGCGGACGCTGTGCACGGATGGAGGTAGCAACCTGTAACAGTTGATAGTCCTGCACCCAGACGATGTCCTCTTCACGCGTCACATGAAGAACAGCTTCGGCAAACTTCTGATTCACTCTGCGATAAAAATCCCAATAAATCGGCTTGAAGACGCAATGCGTCTGCAAGTCATGAAATAGCGGCCAAAGGACCTCGTTGGAGAACCCCTCATAGTATTTCGCTTGCTCTTCCTCGCTCAGGAAGAGTGGTTCGTAATGATAATGATGTCCGCAGGTAGCTTCTTTCAACTGTGCGCGAATCTCCGGCGAGTCCTGGGTGCCCGCACTTCCGATCCAGACTCCACCATGCTCTTTCAAAAGAGGCTCCAGGGCGCTTACCAGGCCTCCACTGGAAGGCGTTGCCGTCAGCTTGCCTTGCTCCATAGCAAACGACAATGGAATGCGGTTGGACACGACAACAAGACTCGTAGAGGGGGCCCCCTTCACACCGCTGATGGTCTCCATCTTCGATATTCCCTCCGGGCTTGGTGCTTCCTCTCGGTACGTGGACACAGCGGCCAGCCAGCCATCAAGAAACTCCAGCAGTTCCTGGGGCGGCTTCAGCCAGAGGTTAGCCAACGTGGGCCGAAACTCATTGCGCACCAGGACGCGAAGACCCTGATCGCCCAAGGCGCAAAAGGCATCTTCATCGGTCTGGTCGTCGCCCAGATACGCCGCAAAGGTCCCCTGCGGCTCTTGCTTTAGAATATGCTCGACGGCGGTGGCCTTCGTGCAGCCCTTCCCACGCACCTCAAGTCCCCCATCGAACGGCAGCATCTCAAGCGCCGCCCCCGACGGCTCTATCTGGGCAAAGAGCGTCTCAGCCAACGCCCTGAGATCTCTCGCCTGATCGCTGTCGAGGCCTCGGGTATGCAGTGCCAGGCCGCTAGCCTTGCGTTCAATGGATGAGCCGAACCCTTTTTCACCAATGGACCGATCGAACCAGTCAAGCTCCTCTATCTGCTTCTGGCTGAGAGAGGTCAACTGGTAGCCCCCCTCAGCCGATAGTTGTTCGCGCCCATGGCTTCCCCACATCTCGGCGTGAATGTCTTGCGGAAGAAGCGCCCTCAGCTCCCGCACAGGACGGCCAGTGACGAATACCAGCTTCCCACCGGTCAAACGGCTGAGGCGATGCAGCCGCTCCTCCACCCCGGGATAAAGTTTGCTGCTCATCCGATCCTGAACGAAGGGAGCCAGGGTTCCGTCGTAGTCCAGCATCAACACAGAACGGTTCGCTGCAGCCAGTCTCTTGAAACCTCTCTGTGCAGCCTTCTTCGACCAGGCTCGGTCGTGGGCTTCCCTGCTGGACGGGTCTTTCTGCATTTCAATACCGCTCTTCTCTGCCATAAATGTACCTGCGATATAAGATGCAGACACTAAGCTGATCGCATGGCTCCTCGGCCCGGTGACGCGCATCCAATAGAGCGCGTCTTTGAGATTGAAGATTCGAGAACCTATCATGCCCCCATTTACCTATCGCGAACTTGACCCCACCCCTGAAGCGAAGACACGCTTTACCCAATGGATTCAACAGCTCGACGAGCAGTTCACCCAGCACGCAGGCTATGAGCGGCGTTCGGAGATCGTGCGAGAAGAGCTACGAAAGCTCTTCCTGCCTCAGAATTCTGCGACCGATCCCGCCAATACTCTGGTTGACTTGTCGCTAGACCCTCGCAACATCACACTGGAGCCTGAATACTACGGCGACGTGGACCCGGTTCGATACTCCGAGCGCAAACCGCTCATCTATCTTTGGCAGATGTTCGATCGCTCTCCGCTCGGGCTCAATCATTGGCTTGGCTTTCGTCTCCGCGCCATGCTCGGCCGGCACATCTTCCAGCACATCGGGAACAACGTAAAGATCTTTCACAACGTCGAGTTCACCTTTGGCTATAACCTCACCATCGAAGACAACTGTGTGATTCACAGAAATGTTCTCCTCGACGATCGAGGAGGCATCCTTCTGCGGCGCGGCACAAGCGTCTCGGACTATGCCAATATCTATAGCCATACGCATGATTTAAACGAGCAGGCGAAGGTCACCAACAAGGTCACCGAGCTCGGCCCCAACGCACGCGTCACGTATCACTCTACGGTTCTCGCAGGTGTCCAGATCGGCGAGGATGCCATGCTCGGAGCCATGGGAGTCGCAACCAAAGATGTCGAGCCACACCACGTCAACGTAGGCATTCCAGCGAGGACAGTACGCATTAAAGACCGAGGCTAGTCCCCTAGTTGGCCGATGGCCGTTCTACATGGTCGATGACATAGTCATCCACCGGTCCCTTTTCTGCCTGGAGTTTCAGGCCAAGCTGCTCCCTTACGGCATCGAAGATCGATGGACGATCCCTCAGCTCCGGCGGCAAGTTCTCTTTCGAGACCTCCGGCGGAAGTTCAGGAGCAAAGGACAGCGTAAAGTCGTAGTTCTTGTCGAGCCCGGTCTTGTCGATCACCGGACGCCCATCTCTTTGCAGTTGCTGTCCAAGCCACCAGCAGAGATAGGACATCGGAACCCTGGCTCCAACAAATGCGCTGTCACTGCCCGCATTGATAGGAATCTTGAAGTCCTGTTCACGGTCATCGGCCTTCATCTTCAGGCCAGACTTATCGACAGTCAGCGCATAGACAGGGCCTTCTTTAACCACTTTATGAAACTTCAAATTGAATCTGTCTGCCAGCAGATTTTGAAACATGACATGAAGATCGTCGATACCGTAGGGATGGTCTGTCCTGGCCTCAACATCGTAGCGGTCAGTATTGAGCCAGTCCGGCCCGCCTGAGATCTGCCGCATGGGTACCTTGTACATCAGGCTGATCATGAGCTTGATCGGAATATTCTGAGCTACATATCCACGACCGTCAGGCAGTGGCTTAATACCACCACCCTGTCCGCCAGATTGCGAAGGCCTGATCGAAGCCACCTCGAACGTCAACCTGTTTGGCTTGTCCTGACCCTGCGCGAACAACCCCGTGCTTGCTGCAACCATTACAGCCAGGAGGCACGCTGTGCGCTTGAACATATTCCCCTCATGCCAACGTCTGTAGTTTACGTCGCACCCGTTCCCGCATGGCATAAGGCCTCAACAAATCGTGCCGTAATGGACCGGGGACAGGTAATAGCCGCGCCCACGACAACCGCATGCACACCGGCTTGCAAGGCTCTGCTGACCTCTTCCGGCTGCTTCACATGACCTTCCAGGATGACTGGAATCCTGAGCCTGTTGAGAAGACTGTCCAGCAATGTCCAGGAGATGGTGCGGGCACCTTCCGTATCGGCGGTATATCCATACAAGGTAGAGGCAACAGCGTCCGCTCCGGCGGCCTCAGCGGCGAGAGCATCCTCAAGCGTGGCAATATCCGCGAGGACTGGCCGCCTCAGTTCCTCATGGATACGAGGAATGATCTCTGTCCATGGCTCGGCCTCGGCAAGGCGACGCCTTGTGCAATCCAGCGCAATGATGTCCGCGCCGGCGTCACTGATCTCCTTCGCTGACTTAAAGTTCGGGGTAATGTAAACCCTGCCGTCTCGATCCTGCGTCTTGAGCAGGCCAATGATAGGAAGATCTGTCTTCGTCCGAAAAGAGACTATCCGTTCAGCACCTTCGGCCCTCAACCCTCCGGCGCCGCCTTGCAGAACGGAGAGGGCGATGCGCGTGAGAGTCTCTGTATCGTCCAGTGGATCGCCATGCGGAGCCTGGCACGAAACCACCAGGCTCCCACGTAGAGCTTGCAAAGCACGTTGCTCAGAGGCGACAGGCAATGAGGACACTATAGATATCTCCCGAGGGTCTATTCGACAATTCTATGCTGCGTCACATGAAGCCGTTTCCAGAACCGTGTAGAAGCAGTTTGCCTTTGCTCTTGTTTTTCTGGTTGTCATTCCGAGCGCAGCGAGGAACCTGCTTCCTCCCGTTTTTCGCCAGTATCACCACGAACATGACACGTAACCACAAACCAACCCCATTCAGTTTCTCCCCATACACTTTCTGGGTTGTACGAGCAAAGAACGGGAGGCAGCAGATTCCTCACTTCGCTCGGAATGACAACCAGAAAGGCAAGTACACCGCCCATAAATCACGCGTGCAACGCTCCATATCCGCTAAAAGCTATACCGCAGCCCTGCTTCGACACGACGGCCATTGTCGGCGGCATAAGGTACCCCGAAGAGGGGTGAGCCCAGCACTCCACCAACCTGTGTCACGTTGGTATGGTTCAACAGGTTGGACGAACGGATATTCACCTGCAGGGTCTGCTGGTGCGTCGCCTTTGGGTTGCGTGTCAGCGTAAAGGTACGCTGAATGTTGGCATCGAGATAGATCGTCCACGGCATGACACCCTCATTGCGAGGGAAGACACCTTTACCGCCCGAAGCCACCAGGAGCCCGTAGGGCGTGGCAATAGCGCCCGGAGTTCCGGGAGTAGCATACTGCGGACGGTCGTTGAAGTTACCGTCGCCGTTATTATCGAAGCCCGTGGTGATGTTGTAGTGCCCATCGCCACCACCATGGAAATCAGTGCTGAGTTCAATCTTTTTGGGCAGAGTGAAGGTGCCGTTCCCAAAGATGTTCCAGACAGATTGATTGGTGCGGTGGGCGAATTCACCGGCATCGGACACAGAACTCTGCGGCGAAGAAAGCTCGCTGTCATCCGTATCGTCTACTAGATTGACGCGCACGCCGCCAAAGAAGAACTGCACGTGCTTGAGCGAGTGCTGCTCAATGCCGGCGAAGACAGCATTGACTCTTCCCTGTCCGCTGGCCTGCATCTGCAGGATGTTGAGATTCGCCGGGCCGGGCCTCGGTCCCGTGGGTATGTCGTTCACGGGGGAGTTGATGTTCTCCGTGCGGGTGTAGTTCCAGATGCGCCCAACGTAATAGTCAGCCGAGAAATTCCAGCCATGGGGAAAGGTGCGTGTGCCTCCCACATTCTCCGCTATCCATGTGAGGTTGCCCAGGTGAGGGGAAAACTGGCGGAGGCTATGGATCGGCGTCGCGCCCAAAAAGGGATTGCCGTAGACCGGGTTATAAATCGTGCTGGTCACACGTGTAGTGCCGTTTTCGCGGAGGATCTCCGCGTTGTCCGTTTCACCAAAGCGGCCGGAGAACATGCCTGAGTGTGCGTGGAGTGTCCATGTGCCCTTCTTCGTTGGCGACCAAAGGATGCCGAGACGCGGCACGATGGAATCCAGGATGGTGGGATCGGTCTGCACGAAGTAGCGCACCCCATAGGCGACGTGCACGTTATGGCCTACGTTCCAATCGTCCTGCACAAAGAGCGCATTCTGCACCTGAGTGAAATCGACGTTAGGGGTTCCCGCAACGTTGCTGAACGCTGTAGCCGAGCCTCCGGCCAGTCCGAGTTGCACGCGCCGGTACTGCTCTACACCGGTAATGGTCTCGGTTTGCCCCGGAATCGGATTATTGTTCGCATCGAGTACCGGTGCGGTTCCGCCACCGAAGGTATAGGTGCCGTTGAAGTTCGTCGTGAGCTGCTGGTGCTCGTCGTACACCATCATCTGCGTACCGAACTTGAAGGTATGGTTCTTGGTTGTAACGATCGCGTCGTCATCCACCTCGATGTTCAGTTCGCGCAACCGCTGTGCGCCAAGCGTAGCGCCACCGCCGGTGAAGGCGCCGGCGACCTGGACCTGGGGTGCAGTAGAGACTGGCGTATCCGTCTCTCCATCCCAGCGCAGGCTGAGACGAGCCTCATGCATGAAGTGGGGCGATGCCGTGGTGATATCGCTCACACGGAACATATGCTCATACTGCTCACTGTTATAGCCGGTCTCCGCCAGAGCGGTGCCTCCCACTCCAACGTTCTGCAGGTTGTTTACATTGGCGCTATAGCTGGTAATGAATGTGTTCTTCGGTCCCAGTTGCCAGTCCACCCGCGCGGTTCCCAACCACAAGCGTTGTGGAGTCGCGACGTTCGATATGGAGCTTGAAGTATTGCCTGCACTGTCGATCGTAATGGCATTCACAACCGCGAAGTTGTCGATGCTGCGATGCTCCAGGGTAAGCGCGAAGTCGCTGCCGGCCTTGCGTATCGGACCTGTCAACTCAAAGCCATAACGCTGCTTGCCGATGGCGGCCTTGCTTGTCGAGAATGGGTCGCGCGCATTCTCCCAGGGGCTGCCGTTCGTAGCAAAGAGCGCGCCGTGAAAGGCGCTCTGTCCGGGCTTTGTATAGACTTCGATGCGACCGCCATCAAATGGAGGCTCGCGATATTCAGCGGAAAACTGATCAGGATTGACCTTGATATAAGCAATGGAACCCTTGGGCGGCAAGCTGCTGGAGCCCTGGAAGCCATCGACCGAGATGGTGGCGTTCGATGGATTGCCGCCCAGCGCGGCGGAAAACTGCTGCAGCTCGCGCTTCAAATCGTCGGGATCGTCGGCCAGGGATTGCAGGCGGGAACCGGAGATCGTCTGCGTGGGACCACTGGCAGCCGCGCTGCTGCCAGGACCGGCATCTGCGCTTACGTTCACGTCTGTTTCAACAGCCTCCGGGTGGAGCACAAGAGACAGTTGCGACGCGTGCGGCGAAGTGAAAGAAAGATCATGCTTGGCAAATCCCTGCGCCATTACAGTCAAATGATGGGAACCGTCGCTGATGCATGAAAAGTGGAAACTGCCATCGGAACCGCTCGTTTCGTCATGGGCCCCGTCCAGCGAAAGCGTTGCGTTGGGAATGAGCGCAAGCGTGGTGTCACGTACGGTACCGGCGAGTGTTGTTCCGTGGCAGGCCGCCGTCTCTGCGAAGGCGTGCGGGAGCGCGAACGCCGCAAGGCTTGCGGCGAAGAGAAGTGTCTTCATGAGCCCTCTTATTCTGTGACAAACGTGCTGGTCACGGCGCCGGTGGCGCCTTGCGTCGATCTGCCGTTGTCTGAAGAATCTCTACGCTGGAAGGTATGTCGAAGTTCCCTTACCCCAGTGGAAATGTTCCGTTACCAATTTCTGTAGCCTGGTTGCCTCCAAGCCCTGAAGGGCGACCTCATACCAGCCCAGGGCGAAGCCCTGGGTCAGGAGGCGACAAAATGCAGAGCGCTGTAAGCGCGATTCATAGATATCACCACTGCCCTATAGGTTCCACATGCAATCCCGCTACAAGTCAGAATTGCACTTCTCAAGAAGCTCCTTCAGGCTCTTCTCCGCGTGCTGTTTTGCAGATGGCTCCATCTGCTCCGTGATCGCAAGAGCCTTTCGATACTCAATCGCAGCCTCCTGCTTCCGGTTAAGAGCAAGCAGCGTGTTGCCCAGCACAAGGTGAGCATCGAGCCCTTCGGGAGCGAGACGGACAGCCTGCGATGCCGCAATCAATGCGGCCTGGGGATCCGGTTTGAGATGGGAGCTGGGATCTCCGTTGAGCAGTTTGCGAGCGCGGACCTCATACATCATGGACGATGCGAGCGGCAGCTCGAAGTCGCCGTGATAGACCTCAACACCGTTCATGATGATGTCGTCGGGCTTCCGGTGAAAGAGAGAATCGTAGGGATTGCGCACAGAGCTTCCGAGCTCATAGCCACTTAGAACAGAGTCGCTGATCAGGATCGTGCCATGGATGACTGGTGGAACTTCGAGGTCGACCATGCCACGAGATTCGAGCGTGGGGAGCAACTTGCAAGGGATGCCATAGTCGGCAGGCAGGACAAAGGGCTCGACGAAGTAGGCGAAGTAACAATCATGGATGTTGTGCTGGTCCAGGTAGGCCTTCGTCCATTTGAGGTTCTGCCCCCACTCCACCGCGGCATCGCTGAGGTAGAGGCGG encodes:
- a CDS encoding TonB-dependent receptor; translation: MKTLLFAASLAAFALPHAFAETAACHGTTLAGTVRDTTLALIPNATLSLDGAHDETSGSDGSFHFSCISDGSHHLTVMAQGFAKHDLSFTSPHASQLSLVLHPEAVETDVNVSADAGPGSSAAASGPTQTISGSRLQSLADDPDDLKRELQQFSAALGGNPSNATISVDGFQGSSSLPPKGSIAYIKVNPDQFSAEYREPPFDGGRIEVYTKPGQSAFHGALFATNGSPWENARDPFSTSKAAIGKQRYGFELTGPIRKAGSDFALTLEHRSIDNFAVVNAITIDSAGNTSSSISNVATPQRLWLGTARVDWQLGPKNTFITSYSANVNNLQNVGVGGTALAETGYNSEQYEHMFRVSDITTASPHFMHEARLSLRWDGETDTPVSTAPQVQVAGAFTGGGATLGAQRLRELNIEVDDDAIVTTKNHTFKFGTQMMVYDEHQQLTTNFNGTYTFGGGTAPVLDANNNPIPGQTETITGVEQYRRVQLGLAGGSATAFSNVAGTPNVDFTQVQNALFVQDDWNVGHNVHVAYGVRYFVQTDPTILDSIVPRLGILWSPTKKGTWTLHAHSGMFSGRFGETDNAEILRENGTTRVTSTIYNPVYGNPFLGATPIHSLRQFSPHLGNLTWIAENVGGTRTFPHGWNFSADYYVGRIWNYTRTENINSPVNDIPTGPRPGPANLNILQMQASGQGRVNAVFAGIEQHSLKHVQFFFGGVRVNLVDDTDDSELSSPQSSVSDAGEFAHRTNQSVWNIFGNGTFTLPKKIELSTDFHGGGDGHYNITTGFDNNGDGNFNDRPQYATPGTPGAIATPYGLLVASGGKGVFPRNEGVMPWTIYLDANIQRTFTLTRNPKATHQQTLQVNIRSSNLLNHTNVTQVGGVLGSPLFGVPYAADNGRRVEAGLRYSF